From Populus trichocarpa isolate Nisqually-1 chromosome 19, P.trichocarpa_v4.1, whole genome shotgun sequence, a single genomic window includes:
- the LOC7475751 gene encoding phospholipase SGR2 isoform X5 — MREEELLSSWWKEYAECSEGPSGWPTTSKKIDTQENADSPVGGRAAQLHEVEEERVGVPVKGGLYEVDLVKRHCFPVYWNGENRRVLRGHWFARKGGLGWLPLREDVAEQLEIAYQSQVWHRRTFQPSGLFAARVDLQGSTPGLHALFTGEDNTWEAWLNIDASGFSSIITLSWNGIKLRRGYSASLSEKPTQDELRQKKEEEMDDYCSKVPVQHVVFMVHGIGQRLEKSNLVDDVSSFRHITTSLSEQHLTSYQQGVQRVLFIPCQWRKGLKLSGEAAVEKITLDGVRGLRVMLSATVHDVLYYMSPIYRQDIINAVSNQLNRLYLKFLKRNPGYDGKVSLYGHSLGSVLSYDILCHQENLTSPFPMDWMYKEYSRSEESSLDTKRGTSTNLEDNISNAVKEAKKIVDPVEEKMMSARSTLVHENGLSDEFSTILSPIASELVGAASDSNFKQIRGKESPHEFVCDSSDVLSQERDHLCEAKEMKLDDPMSGVENRAVEGSENAGNKEKEINMLMKEIDSLKAKIAELEFKCGGGDASENGKATESMTKQPISKKLAVGLDEASKSYTPYIKYTKLEFKVDTFYAVGSPLGVFLSLHNVRIGLGKGKEYWAEENISEEMPACRQMLNIFHPFDPVAYRIEPLVCKEFISKRPVIIPYHKGGRRLHIGFQEFTEDLAARSQAIINHLNVVKVKVLTVCQSKIADSEEEAENVNEKEERTYGSIMMERLTGSEGRIDHMLQDKTFEHPYLQAIGAHTNYWRDHDTALFILKHLYREIPEEPNLPAESSGGTSKDEIGSTGWYDQSETNEELPLTFSDRMMAKNFSKKANKYMKSPKC, encoded by the exons Atg AGAGAAGAAGAATTGCTCTCTAGTTGGTGGAAAGAGTATGCAGAATGTAGTGAAGGCCCAAGTGGCTGGCCTACTACTAGTAAGAAGATTGATACCCAAGAAAATGCTGATTCTCCAGTGGGTGGACGAGCAGCTCAACTGCATGAAGTGGAAGAGGAGAGAGTTGGCGTGCCTGTAAAGGGAGGACTTTATGAG GTAGATCTGGTGAAGAGACATTGTTTTCCTGTTTACTGGAATGGAGAAAATCGGCGTGTTTTGAGAGGTCATTGGTTTGCTCGTAAAGGAGGCTTGGGTTGGCTCCCTCTTCGAGAGGACGTAGCTGAGCAGTTGGAGATTGCATACCAGAGCCAG GTTTGGCATCGAAGGACCTTTCAACCATCTGGCCTTTTTGCAGCTCGTGTTGATCTGCAAGGCTCTACCCCT GGACTTCATGCACTTTTTACCGGAGAAGACAATACCTGGGAGGCTTGGCTCAACATTGATGCTTCTGGCTTTTCTAGTATCATTACCTTGAGTTGGAATGGAATCAAGTTAAGGCGTGGCTACTCTGCATCTCTCTCAGAAAAACCAACCCAG gATGAACTACGACAAAAGAAGGAGGAGGAAATGGATGATTACTGTTCCAAG GTTCCTGTTCAGCATGTGGTTTTTATGGTTCATGGTATTGGCCAAAGGTTGGAGAAGTCTAATTTGGTTGATGATGTTAGCAGTTTCCGCCATATCACTACGAGTCTCTCTGAACAACATCTTACTTCATACCAACAAGGTGTTCAACGAGTTCTTTTTATCCCATGCCAG TGGAGAAAGGGTTTGAAGCTGAGTGGTGAAGCTGCGGTTGAAAAGATTACTTTAGATGGTGTACGTGGTTTGCGTGTTATGCTGAGTGCAACAGTTCATGATGTATTGTACTACATGAGCCCCATCTATCGTCAAGACATTATTAATGCG GTatcaaaccaattaaaccgCTTGTATTTGAAGTTCCTTAAGAGGAATCCTGGTTATGATGGAAAG GTTTCATTATATGGTCATTCATTGGGAAGTGTCCTCTCATATGACATCCTCTGCCATCAAGAGAATCTGACTTCTCCATTCCCAATGGATTGGATGTATAAAGAATACTCTAGGAGTGAAGAATCTTCCCTTGATACGAAGCGTGGCACGTCAACCAACCTGGAGGATAACATCTCCAATGCAGTCAAAGAAGCCAAGAAAATAGTGGATCCTGTTGAGGAAAAAATGATGAGTGCACGATCAACTTTAGTACATGAGAATGGACTTTCTGATGAATTTTCCACAATCTTGAGTCCCATTGCATCAGAGTTGGTTGGAGCTGCATCAGATTCAAATTTTAAGCAAATACGTGGAAAAGAAAGTCCCCATGAATTTGTTTGTGACTCCAGTGATGTGCTTTCTCAGGAAAGAGATCACTTATGTGAAGCTAAAGAGATGAAGTTAGATGACCCAATGAGTGGTGTGGAAAACAGGGCAGTGGAAGGCAGTGAAAATGCCggcaacaaggaaaaagaaattaatatgcTCATGAAAGAG ATTGATTCCCTAAAAGCTAAAATAGCAGAGTTGGAATTCAAGTGTGGTGGTGGAGATGCAAGTG AAAATGGAAAGGCAACTGAAAGCATGACAAAGCAACCCATATCCAAGAAATTGGCAGTTGGACTAGATGAAGCATCAAAGAGTTATACCCCTTATATCAAGTATACAAAACTTGAATTCAAG GTTGACACATTCTATGCTGTTGGATCACCTCTTGgagtctttctttctcttcataaTGTTCGGATTGGACTCG GGAAAGGGAAAGAATATTGGGCAGAGGAAAATATCAGTGAAGAAATGCCAGCATGTCGTCAAATGCTCAACATTTTTCACCCATTTGATCCTGTAGCATATAG aATAGAACCTCTTGTCTGTAAAGAATTTATCAGCAAGCGCCCAGTTATTATTCCTTACCACAAAGGTGGAAGAAGGTTGCATATTGGGTTTCAG GAGTTCACTGAAGATTTGGCTGCTCGTTCTCAAGCAATAATAAATCATCTAAACGTTGTGAAG GTCAAGGTGCTTACAGTTTGCCAATCAAAAATTGCCGATAGCGAAGAAG AAGCAGAAAATGtcaatgaaaaagaagagaggacATATGGCTCAATAATGATGGAGAGGTTAACTGGAAGTGAAGGAAGAATAGACCACATGCTTCAA GATAAAACATTTGAACATCCATATCTGCAAGCCATTGGAGCACACAC GAACTATTGGAGGGATCATGACACAGCTCTCTTCATTTTAAAACACTTGTATAGGGAGATACCTGAAGAACCCAACTTACCTGCAGAATCTAGTGGAGGCACCTCAAAAGATGAGATTGGTTCCACAGGATGGTATGATCAAAGTGAAACTAATGAGGAACTCCCTTTGACATTCTCTGACAGAATGATGGCTAAAAACTTCTCAAAGAAAGccaataaatatatgaaaagcCCCAAGTGCTGA